From one Gemella morbillorum genomic stretch:
- a CDS encoding GNAT family N-acetyltransferase has protein sequence MIELKYIKKENLEELYNVIYTSENPEWSKYNAPYFNEYKFIDFDVFLLTNHHEFYLSDRCCGIFVNNKLIGIVTRHWECFATRWLEIGIIIYDESYWSRGIGQKALKKWIKDCFIKYPEIERVGLTTWSGNHGMMRLAEKLGLILEGRLRKVRYYNGTYYDSVKYGILREEFFNIQVENEHSNKL, from the coding sequence ATGATAGAACTAAAATATATAAAAAAAGAAAATTTAGAAGAATTATATAATGTTATTTATACCTCTGAAAATCCTGAGTGGAGTAAATATAACGCACCATATTTTAATGAATATAAATTTATAGATTTTGATGTTTTTCTTTTAACTAATCATCATGAATTTTATCTTAGCGATAGATGCTGTGGAATTTTTGTTAATAATAAATTAATTGGCATTGTAACACGTCATTGGGAATGTTTTGCTACACGTTGGTTAGAAATCGGTATTATTATTTATGATGAATCTTACTGGTCTCGTGGAATTGGACAAAAAGCCCTAAAAAAATGGATAAAAGATTGTTTTATCAAATACCCCGAGATTGAACGAGTAGGTCTGACGACATGGAGTGGTAATCATGGAATGATGCGTCTTGCTGAAAAATTGGGATTAATTCTTGAGGGAAGACTTCGCAAAGTTAGGTACTATAATGGTACTTATTATGATTCAGTAAAATACGGAATACTGCGTGAAGAGTTTTTTAATATCCAAGTTGAAAATGAGCATTCTAATAAATTATAA
- the lpdA gene encoding dihydrolipoyl dehydrogenase, producing MAVEVIMPKAGSEMEEGEIVQWFKQEGDEVKEGEVLLEIVTDKVNMEVEAEASGTLLKILYPAGSTVPVVQTIAWIGQPGEEVSGADGATAVAQEVVKEVAADVKVPETKKEDVLLKRERRGEYDVAVIGGGPAGYVAAIKAAQLGGKVALVENRELGGTCLNRGCIPTKTFLHNAEIINYIRSAKDRGIKLVNDAFTVDMEKTVAVKDKVSKTLSGGVAGLLKSYGVKVFNGVGQLTADKKVVVDEHTTIDADRVILAGGSKVSRINIPGMDSEKVLTSDEFLDIKEVPSRLAVIGGGVIGSELGQAFATFGSKVTIVEMADRLIANMDKDASVALEKQFRKQGINVLTSTKLLEIIDKGHEVVVKVEGKEDVVADKVLLSIGRVPDNTCLGELADKFEMERGRVKVDEYMETSIKGIYAPGDINGTKMLAHAAFKMGEVAAENAMGHSKRVDLKSTPAAIYTHPEIAMVGLTEDQAREKYDVKVGRFNFAANGRSLASNQGEGFVKVIMDTKYREILGIHIVGPVAAEIINEGSTLIQTEMTIDDVMDIIHGHPTYSEALYEAMADCIDMCIHAPKKKTK from the coding sequence ATGGCAGTAGAAGTTATTATGCCAAAAGCCGGAAGTGAAATGGAAGAAGGCGAAATCGTACAATGGTTTAAGCAAGAAGGTGACGAAGTAAAAGAAGGAGAAGTCCTACTAGAAATCGTAACTGACAAAGTTAATATGGAAGTTGAGGCTGAAGCTAGCGGAACTTTATTAAAAATTCTTTATCCAGCTGGGTCAACTGTACCTGTAGTTCAAACTATAGCATGGATTGGACAACCTGGAGAAGAAGTTTCTGGAGCAGATGGTGCAACTGCAGTAGCTCAAGAAGTAGTAAAAGAAGTAGCAGCAGACGTTAAAGTTCCTGAAACTAAAAAAGAAGATGTATTGCTAAAACGTGAACGTCGTGGTGAATATGACGTAGCTGTAATTGGTGGTGGACCTGCAGGATATGTAGCGGCGATTAAAGCAGCTCAATTAGGTGGAAAAGTAGCATTAGTAGAAAATCGTGAATTAGGTGGAACATGCTTAAATCGTGGATGTATTCCAACAAAAACATTCTTACACAATGCAGAAATTATTAACTACATTCGTTCTGCAAAAGACCGTGGTATTAAACTTGTAAATGATGCATTTACAGTTGACATGGAGAAAACTGTAGCAGTTAAAGATAAAGTATCTAAAACATTATCTGGTGGAGTAGCAGGATTACTTAAATCTTACGGAGTTAAAGTATTCAATGGTGTTGGACAACTTACAGCTGATAAAAAAGTTGTTGTTGACGAGCACACAACAATTGACGCTGATAGAGTAATTTTAGCTGGAGGTTCTAAAGTAAGTAGAATTAATATTCCAGGTATGGACAGTGAAAAAGTTCTTACAAGTGATGAATTCTTAGACATTAAAGAAGTACCATCAAGATTAGCTGTAATCGGTGGTGGAGTAATTGGTTCTGAATTAGGGCAAGCATTTGCTACATTTGGTTCTAAAGTTACTATCGTTGAAATGGCAGATAGACTAATCGCTAATATGGATAAAGATGCGTCTGTAGCATTAGAAAAACAATTTAGAAAACAAGGTATTAATGTACTTACTTCAACTAAATTATTAGAAATCATTGATAAAGGTCACGAAGTAGTAGTAAAAGTTGAAGGTAAAGAAGATGTAGTTGCTGATAAAGTATTACTATCTATCGGACGTGTTCCAGATAATACATGTCTAGGTGAATTAGCAGATAAATTTGAAATGGAACGTGGACGTGTTAAAGTTGACGAGTACATGGAAACATCTATTAAAGGAATCTATGCACCAGGAGATATCAATGGTACTAAGATGTTAGCTCATGCAGCATTCAAGATGGGAGAAGTTGCAGCTGAAAATGCAATGGGTCATTCTAAGAGAGTTGATCTTAAATCTACACCAGCAGCAATTTATACACACCCAGAGATTGCTATGGTTGGTTTAACTGAAGACCAAGCACGTGAAAAATATGATGTTAAAGTTGGTAGATTTAACTTTGCTGCTAACGGACGTTCATTGGCATCTAATCAAGGTGAAGGATTTGTAAAAGTAATTATGGATACTAAGTATAGAGAAATTTTAGGTATTCATATTGTAGGTCCAGTTGCTGCGGAAATCATCAACGAAGGTTCTACATTAATCCAAACTGAAATGACTATTGATGATGTAATGGATATAATTCATGGACACCCAACATACTCAGAAGCATTATACGAAGCTATGGCTGATTGCATCGATATGTGTATCCATGCACCTAAGAAAAAAACAAAATAG